The segment TACTAAACCTTGTGCTGAGAAAACGAAAGCTCGAGATGAGGCCCGTAGGGAAACTACTGGAGGAGAGACGCAGGGCAATGAAGGAGGCTATGAAGACTAAACAGGCTCAACCTGATGATGTAAATGGCCTTGAAGATGGTGTGGAAATTCTTATGGCAGAAGGCAAAATGGACCATTTGTAGGATAGGCCGATGAAGGTGCTGCAGTTAATGGccaaaggctaaaaaaaaaaatgaggcaaaTCTTGATTGCCTTTTGCCTTCCACAGCAGGAGGGGTGGGTGAGCTGTGACACCCCACCCACAAAATAAGGCCAACCAAAAGGGCCCACCCAGGCCCACCAAAAAAGGCCAACAACAGGAAAATGAGTCATAGACTGGCTCGGTGACCATGGGGTTGAGCCATTGCCGTCTAGTTACCTAGACGGTAATAGCTGAGCGCACATCTTCAGCACCATGAGAGGGACCCACCATGATTCCCCCCACCTtcgcccccatcccccaccccccagaaGGTGTTCATGGTAGTTCCTCTTATGTTGCTTTGGGTGTTTGCGTTCACCCCCAAAGTCACCAGGCCATTTTGTGACCCATTCGTgtttaagcctttttttttctcaagtctgTCAGGAGGAGCTCGGCAACAGAGCTTCACCGGATCAACTTGATTCATTTTCCTGCTGTGGATAAAACAACATTCTAACCTAGCCACTGTGAGTTGGGGCTGGTTAGCCAGCCCCAACTCTCAgcgccggtcccaagcccggataaatagggagggttggactCGTCTGTAAAAtatctgccgagagagagagagagagagagagagagagagagagagagagagagagagagagagaaatttgcaatGTTTAACCTGAAGGAATCTTACTTAAAATTATGTGATACATTTTATATAAACTTAGTTAAATGCTACAGTTAGAGCAACTGTTATATTAGGCCTAGACTCTATAGTGCCATGCACCTAGCATTTATACTTTCTAGTCtttggaatttgatataatcttaaGAATAAATTCCAAAGACTAGAAAGTATAAATGCTAGGTGCATGGCACTGTTGAGTTCTAGGACTAGTAATGTAGCTGCTCTAACTGTAGCATTTAGCCAAGTTTATATAATACGTATCACATGATTTTAAGGGGAGATTCCTACAGGTTAAAAACattgcaaaattctctctctctctctctctctctctctctctctctctctctctctctctctctctctcagacttgtTGTGGTCGGAGGGCTGTTGAAGGGTTGTGGGTGGATAGTTGTGGGAGGATGGTTTTGTATTGAAAGATATGCAAGTGGAGGATTGTGGGTGTACGGTTGTGTGTGGATGGTTGTGAGTAGTGACCAGGTGGATGACTGCCATTGGAGGGTTATGAGAGGAAGGTTGTGGGTGGATGGCTGTTGGTTGTGGTTGTTAGGTTTTATGTGGAGTGTTATGTGTGGATAACATGTCAATGGTTGTGGGTATAAAGCTGCAGGTGAAACACTGTTGATGGATGGTTGTTATGTAGAAGGTTGTAGGAGGAGGGTTGTAGTTGGATGACTGTAGATGAAAGGCTGGGGGTGGAGGTTGTGGATTGATGGTTGTAGGAGGATGATTGTAGATGGAGGGTTGTGGATGGAGGTTGTAGATGGATGGTTTCAGTAAATATTGTAGATGTAAGGTTGTGGTTTAGGTTGGGTGGATGGATGGTTGTAGGAGGAGGGTTGTAGTCAGATGATTGTAAATGAAAGGCTGTGGGTGGAGTTTGTGGATGGATGGTTGTAGGATGAGGGTTGTAATCCCATGATTGTAGATGAAAAGCTGTGGGTGGAGGTTGTGGATGGATGGTTGTTGGAGGATGGCTGTAGATGGAAGGCTGTTGGTGGAGGTTGTGGATGGATGGTTGTAGGTGGAGGACTGTGGATGGAAAGTTGAAGGTATATGTCTCTGGATGGATGGTTGTAGGTGGAGGGTTGTTCGATGGGCAACTGTGGACGGAGGGTTGTGGGTATAAGGGTGTAAGGGGAAAGTTGTAAGAGAAAGGCTGCTGATTGAAGGTTGTGGACGAAGGGTTGTGGACAGAAAATAGCAGGTGGAGGTTTGTGGCGGAAGTCGCTGGGTAGGAGGTTGAAGGGGGTTGTGTGTGGATGATTGTGAGGATTGTTGTAGGAGGAGGAGTGTTGTAGTGGGGCATTGTTGGTGGAAGGAGAGTGAGTGGAAGGTTGTGGATGAGGTTGTTGGGGGTGAATGATTGTGGCTTAGGTTGTGGGTTGATGACTGTGGTGGAGTTAGGATGTTGTACAACCAACAAAGACTATTTTAAAAGCACCTTTCTATAACTCTatgtaaaaaatgagaaaaaaataagttaaagtgACCTTTGACTGAAGCTTCAACTTATATGAATTCAAATGCTTTACAATTAGATGTTTTTTTCCCTAATATCCAGAAATTGAAGCATCGTGTTTGCCCTTATTATTGGTAGCAGGAGATAGGTTGATCAGGAAGCTGTAAAAGGAAGGTTAATAGTGAGACCGTAAAAGGAAAGTTGCTAATGGGACCATAAAAGATAGGTTGTTAACCAGATTTGTGAAAGGTAGGTTAATAATGAGACCGTACAATAGTGAGACCGTCGTTGATAATGGGTCTGTAAAAGATAGGTTACTAATGAAACCATAAAAGGTAAGTTAATGGTGAGACTATACAGTAAATTCTAGAAATGAAGCGGCAAATTtcagaggatctctctctctctctctctctctctctctctctctctctctctctctctctctctctctctctcctgtgaaggAAATGGTAATACCCATGGTTTTACtgaacaaatatttatatttttcctttttttgttagtGTTATCGTGGATAAAGTTAGAGTACATATTTCAAACATCGCATCCATTGTCATGCTAAAAAAAGGCTCTGAAAAACCAATTACCGGAAATCGGTAATAgcttttttaaaagaaactgctgtgtttaattttgtaaaatcatataaaattcaaatcatatataacttttaataaaaaataaaatttaaagatattatattagctaaaatatacaaacataggGCCAACATATTGAAAAACTAGAATTATTTAGAATTATTTGAAGAATTTTAGTAGATAAAATTGGTAGTGCTAGCAGCAGACGGCATATCAGAGTAAAAGATATAAAGCGTTCGAAATCGTTATACTATAGCCTTACATAGTGATTCTGTAATAAATCACGATGAATTTTGCTATAAAATGTCATTTGAGTGTATGttgatttattttaatacatGGCAGTGGTTTGGGAAGCTATATTTTATCTCACACGAAGGTTTCAAAATGTAACTCAACCAGGTAGTTGTAAGAGGAGCCATATTTGAATGCTTTCGATACTCTAAAGAAAGAAACCTTATAAGAACtacatgatagagagagagagagagagagagagagagagagagagagagagagagagagagagagagagatttctatttTTAAGTCACCCATTATTACTCACAATGTCCGTTTTCTTTTAATACCTTTCATAGAAATTACGAACTAATTTAATGGTGAACTACTCTATCTAATTACATTGTCCATATACATTTCTAGCGTGCTTTATCGTAGTTTACACTATTTTTAGACGATTTTCTTGGATTTATAGAGAACTTGGATGCTTTTTAATGAATTAGAATgcaatagattatatattttgctACTTATCTCAAGGATCTGTCGAGACAGAAGAGTGGCGAGCGTGTggaagcatatctctctctctctctctctctctctc is part of the Macrobrachium nipponense isolate FS-2020 chromosome 15, ASM1510439v2, whole genome shotgun sequence genome and harbors:
- the LOC135226653 gene encoding splicing factor 3A subunit 2-like: MPHYNTPPPTTILTIIHTQPPSTSYPATSATNLHLLFSVHNPSSTTFNQQPFSYNFPLTPLYPQPSVHSCPSNNPPPTTIHPETYTFNFPSTVLHLQPSIHNLHQQPSIYSHPPTTIHPQPPPTAFHLQSWDYNPHPTTIHPQTPPTAFHLQSSDYNPPPTTIHPPNLNHNLTSTIFTETIHLQPPSTTLHLQSSSYNHQSTTSTPSLSSTVIQLQPSSYNLLHNNHPSTVFHLQLYTHNH